A single Rhinolophus ferrumequinum isolate MPI-CBG mRhiFer1 chromosome 20, mRhiFer1_v1.p, whole genome shotgun sequence DNA region contains:
- the LOC117012504 gene encoding 60S ribosomal protein L28-like, whose translation MSVHLQWMVIHNCSSFLIKRNKERQTYNTKPNNLKAHNSFCYNRLIHPKTVGLEPGADGKGVVVVMKQRSGQRKLAASYVQITINKNAQATLSSIQHDPQVRPRPAHGRHLQASAILCSQKPVILKRKRACPTKSS comes from the exons ATGTCCGTGCATCTGCAATGGATGGTCATACACAACTGCTCCAGCTTCCTGATCAAAAGGAACAAGGAGAGG caGACATATAACACCAAGCCCAATAATCTGAAGGCCCACAACTCCTTCTGCTACAACAGGCTGATTCACCCCAAGACAGTGGGCCTGGAGCCAGGGGCCGACGGCAAAGGTGTGGTGGTCGTCATGAAGCAGAGATCCGGCCAACGAAAGCTGGCTGCCTCCTACGTGCAGATCACCATCAACAAGAACGCCCAGGCCACCCTCAGCAGCATCCAGCACGATCCGCAAGTACGGCCCAGACCAGCTCATGGCCGCCATCTGCAAGCCAGTGCCATCCTGTGCAGCCAGAAGCCTGTGATTCTGAAGAGGAAGCGGGCTTGTCCCACCAAGAGCTCCTGA
- the MTERF1 gene encoding transcription termination factor 1, mitochondrial translates to MAPQNLLYLRSNFLCGSRCWMFQNSADILFKSVSCRLFGVKCGNEHSENELLKNLLVMGVDVDMAKKRQPGVFNRTGVNEQDLKMFLLSKGASKEVIASIISRYPRAITRTPENLSKRWDLWRRIMASDLEIVNILERSPESFFRSNNNLNLENNIKFLYSVGLTRKCLCRLLTNAPRTFSNSLHLNKQMVEFLQEVCLSLGHSDPIDFVRKIIFKNPFILIQSTKRIKANIKFLQSTFNLNNEELLVLICGPGAEILDLSNDHAKRNYTNIKEKLFSLGCTEEEVRKFVLSYPDVIFLGEKKFNDKIDCLIEEQISILQIIETPRILDSSISTLKSRIKELVNAGYNLSTSNITLLSWSQKRYKAKLEKLNIG, encoded by the coding sequence ATGGCACCACAAAACCTCTTGTATCTGAGAAGTAACTTTCTCTGTGGGTCAAGATGTTGGATGTTCCAAAATTCAGCAGACATCCTCTTCAAATCAGTTTCATGTAGGCTTTTTGGTGTGAAGTGTGGTAATGAACACAGTGAGAATGAGCTACTGAAGAACCTACTTGTTATGGGAGTAGATGTTGACATGGCGAAGAAACGACAGCCTGGAGTTTTTAATAGGACAGGTGTTAATGAGCAGGACCTGAAGATGTTTCTTCTGTCAAAAGGAGCTAGCAAAGAAGTAATTGCTAGCATAATATCAAGATATCCACGAGCCATAACACGCACACCTGAAAATCTTTCAAAACGGTGGGATCTGTGGAGAAGAATTATGGCATCAGACCttgaaattgtaaatattttggaaCGTTCTCCTGAATCCTTTTTTCGGTCCAATAACAACCTAAATCTGGAGAATAATATAAAGTTTCTCTACTCAGTTGGATTGACCCGTAAATGCCTTTGCCGATTGTTGACCAATGCTCCGCGTACCTTCTCCAATAGCCTTCATCTGAATAAACAGATGGTCGAATTTTTGCAAGAAGTCTGTTTGTCCTTAGGTCACAGTGATCCTATAGATTTTGTCaggaagataatttttaagaaccctttcattttaattcagagCACCAAACGGATAAAAGCTAACATTAAGTTTTTACAGTCAACTTTTAACCTGAACAATGAGGAGCTGCTTGTTCTGATATGTGGTCCAGGAGCTGAAATCCTAGACCTTTCCAATGACCATGCCAAGAGAAACTACACAAATATCAAAGAGAAGCTGTTTTCTCTTGGGTGTACTGAAGAAGAAGTGCGGAAGTTTGTCTTGAGCTATCCAGATGTGATCTTTTTGGGAGAGAAAAAGTTTAATGATAAAATAGACTGCCTCATAGAAGAACAAATtagcattttacaaataattgaAACTCCTCGGATTTTGGATTCAAGcataagtactttaaaaagtcGAATCAAAGAATTGGTAAATGCTGGCTATAACTTGAGTACATCAAATATCACTCTCCTATCTTGGAGTCAAAAAAGATATAAAGCTAAATTAGAAAAGTTAAACATTGGTTAA